A DNA window from bacterium contains the following coding sequences:
- a CDS encoding cytochrome c, whose product MKPFLKWLGIALGILVLVLVVFAGYIFWQASSIMSQTYPDIKGKNIYVPSDSATVARGRQLMRGVGTCGACHGLDLSGQEQDMGPFAYYVAPNITFGKGGLPANYSIQDLDLIVRHGIKRDKTGALIMPSFHLNRISDEDLAAIYAYLKTAPKVDKERPNFSLGPIGKMVLVQGGLLTEAAITDHNFKSPKRPEIAPTAEYGKYLAEIACMGCHAQNYSGGKVFEGDPKWPSAANLTKHMKHYTNESFAHFLKTGVRADGTVVDTLAMPIYATKFADSLEMAALFSYLSALPEQPDSSFSWHEYFSKH is encoded by the coding sequence ATGAAACCGTTTCTGAAATGGCTGGGCATTGCGCTCGGCATCCTCGTGCTTGTGCTCGTCGTGTTCGCCGGTTATATCTTCTGGCAAGCGTCGAGCATTATGAGCCAAACCTACCCCGACATCAAAGGGAAGAACATCTACGTCCCGAGCGACAGCGCCACGGTCGCGCGCGGACGGCAGCTAATGCGCGGCGTCGGCACGTGCGGCGCGTGCCACGGCCTGGACTTGAGCGGCCAGGAGCAGGACATGGGCCCGTTCGCCTACTACGTCGCGCCCAACATCACATTTGGCAAAGGCGGATTGCCGGCGAACTACTCGATTCAGGATTTGGACTTGATCGTGCGTCACGGCATCAAGCGCGACAAAACCGGCGCGCTGATCATGCCGAGCTTTCATCTCAACCGCATTTCTGACGAAGACCTCGCGGCGATTTACGCATACTTGAAAACCGCGCCCAAGGTGGACAAAGAACGGCCGAATTTTTCGCTTGGCCCCATCGGCAAAATGGTGCTGGTACAAGGCGGATTGCTGACTGAAGCCGCGATCACGGATCACAACTTTAAGAGTCCGAAGCGCCCAGAGATTGCCCCGACCGCCGAATACGGCAAGTACCTCGCCGAAATCGCGTGCATGGGCTGTCACGCTCAGAATTACTCGGGCGGCAAGGTGTTTGAAGGCGATCCGAAATGGCCGTCCGCCGCGAATCTGACGAAACACATGAAGCACTACACCAACGAGTCGTTCGCGCATTTTCTCAAAACCGGCGTTCGCGCCGACGGCACCGTGGTGGATACGCTGGCAATGCCGATTTACGCCACCAAGTTCGCCGACAGTCTGGAAATGGCCGCGCTGTTTAGCTACTTGAGTGCTCTGCCGGAACAGCCGGACTCGAGCTTCAGCTGGCACGAGTATTTCTCCAAGCACTGA
- a CDS encoding DUF2867 domain-containing protein: MILVTGATGYIGGRLVNALLERGDKVRCLARGAGRLRRSGWENIEIVEGDGLDPAALAAALHGVTTAFYLIHSMGGPGDFAQRDVELASSFARAAAAARIERIVYLGGLGADNEPLSKHLSSRHVTGEVLRRGATPVIEFRAGMVVGSGSLSFELLRDMTERVPIMICPRWVRTRTQPIAIRDVLSYLIAAHDRRLAATEVYEIGGPDVVSYQDLMLMYARLRGLKRRMIHVPFLTPRLSSYWVDLVTAVPASVSRPLIDGLRTEMILRDLRASNEFAIRPTTVEEAINLALARVVNDKVTTRWSDSFSALGQSLPPTFTMRQIEGMVLERRIRRVAKPAGCLFESVTRIGGDFGWPYADALWELRGLWDRVVGGVGMRRGRRSHTDLRVGDPVDFWRVEAVEPPRLLRLHAEMKVPGSAWLQFEVQPHDDGTCSLEQTAFFEPKGLSGQIYWYSIYPLHKLIFTGMIDRIAARA; this comes from the coding sequence ATGATTCTCGTAACGGGCGCAACGGGCTACATTGGCGGAAGATTGGTCAACGCGCTCTTGGAGCGCGGCGACAAGGTGCGTTGTCTTGCGCGCGGCGCCGGTCGGTTGCGGCGTTCCGGGTGGGAGAACATTGAAATCGTCGAGGGCGATGGGTTGGATCCGGCCGCGTTGGCCGCAGCGCTGCATGGCGTAACGACCGCCTTCTACTTGATACACTCGATGGGTGGTCCGGGTGACTTTGCGCAACGCGACGTGGAGTTGGCTTCCTCTTTTGCGCGCGCGGCGGCTGCCGCCCGTATCGAACGCATCGTGTATCTCGGCGGACTTGGCGCGGACAACGAACCGCTCTCGAAGCATCTGTCAAGCAGACATGTCACAGGCGAGGTCTTACGCCGTGGTGCGACACCCGTCATCGAGTTTCGCGCTGGCATGGTGGTGGGCAGTGGGAGCCTCTCATTCGAGCTTCTACGCGATATGACCGAGCGCGTGCCAATCATGATTTGTCCGCGTTGGGTACGCACCCGCACACAGCCAATTGCCATCCGCGATGTTCTATCCTATCTCATAGCCGCGCACGATCGGCGATTGGCGGCAACCGAAGTTTACGAGATTGGCGGACCGGACGTCGTCAGCTATCAAGACCTGATGCTGATGTACGCGCGCTTGCGCGGTCTGAAGCGACGCATGATTCATGTTCCGTTTCTGACTCCTCGTCTGTCGTCGTACTGGGTGGACCTCGTGACTGCGGTTCCAGCCTCGGTGTCGCGCCCGTTGATTGATGGCTTGCGCACGGAGATGATCTTGCGAGATTTGCGCGCGAGTAACGAATTTGCGATTCGCCCGACGACGGTCGAAGAAGCCATCAATCTCGCGCTGGCCCGCGTCGTAAACGACAAGGTCACCACGCGTTGGAGCGATTCCTTCTCCGCGCTCGGTCAGTCGTTGCCGCCGACATTCACGATGCGGCAGATTGAAGGCATGGTGCTCGAACGCCGAATTCGCCGTGTCGCCAAACCTGCCGGGTGCCTCTTCGAGAGCGTAACTCGGATCGGTGGCGACTTTGGCTGGCCATATGCCGATGCATTGTGGGAGCTGCGCGGTTTATGGGATCGCGTCGTCGGTGGTGTAGGCATGCGGCGCGGCCGACGGAGCCACACAGACCTACGAGTCGGCGACCCGGTGGACTTTTGGCGGGTCGAGGCCGTCGAACCGCCGCGACTCTTGCGGCTACATGCCGAAATGAAAGTGCCCGGCAGTGCGTGGCTGCAATTTGAAGTTCAGCCGCACGACGATGGAACCTGCTCACTTGAGCAAACCGCCTTCTTCGAGCCGAAAGGCTTAAGCGGCCAGATCTACTGGTACTCTATCTACCCGCTGCATAAGCTCATCTTCACAGGAATGATTGACCGCATCGCCGCCCGCGCTTAA
- a CDS encoding HAD family hydrolase, with translation MPQTLDFRLLTSDFFLIFDCDGVLVDSEWLVARIEVETRAEFGQQISIEEYIRRYVGLSTRSPEYLESLNGLPPEFRDIMRVRVERAFHEELEAIPGVADLLERIRHRPKAIASSSSPHEIEMMLEHVGLLHHFELHAAAPAAATPLLTSSRKGHNIYSVSMVARPKPAPDVYLFAAEQNNIAPSQCLVIEDSVVGATAALSAGMTVWGFIGGRHQSPGAADRLRSIGVARIVEHMDELQKALS, from the coding sequence TTGCCCCAAACTCTTGACTTCAGACTTTTGACCTCAGACTTCTTCCTGATCTTCGACTGCGACGGCGTGCTGGTAGACAGCGAATGGCTTGTCGCGCGTATCGAAGTGGAAACTCGCGCCGAGTTCGGCCAGCAGATTTCGATCGAAGAGTACATTCGCCGTTACGTCGGCCTCTCGACGCGCTCACCCGAATATCTTGAGAGTTTGAACGGCTTGCCGCCCGAGTTCCGCGACATCATGAGGGTTCGCGTCGAGCGCGCGTTTCACGAAGAACTTGAAGCCATCCCCGGCGTCGCCGACCTGCTCGAGCGCATCAGACATCGCCCCAAGGCGATTGCGTCAAGCAGTAGCCCGCACGAAATCGAAATGATGCTCGAGCACGTCGGCCTCTTGCACCATTTCGAATTGCACGCGGCCGCCCCCGCTGCGGCGACCCCGCTGCTGACGAGCAGCCGCAAGGGGCATAACATTTACAGCGTCTCGATGGTCGCGCGCCCCAAACCCGCACCCGACGTGTATCTCTTTGCCGCCGAGCAAAATAATATCGCGCCGTCGCAATGTCTTGTGATTGAGGACTCTGTCGTCGGCGCAACCGCGGCTCTGAGTGCCGGCATGACCGTCTGGGGTTTCATCGGCGGCCGCCACCAATCCCCCGGCGCAGCCGACCGCCTTCGCTCCATCGGCGTCGCGCGGATAGTGGAACACATGGACGAATTGCAAAAAGCGCTCTCATGA
- the queF gene encoding NADPH-dependent 7-cyano-7-deazaguanine reductase QueF → MPTTKTDTKALKSLGRKARAARRLEVFPNHSPGMLEVTLNCTEFTCLCPVTGQPDFAQIEIIYTPDQYVVESKSLKLYLETFRAVGVFHEHLAVDIGKDFMKFVKPLHVEVVVHFNTRGGIAISASFTDQRKA, encoded by the coding sequence GTGCCCACTACGAAAACCGACACCAAGGCGTTGAAATCGCTGGGCCGCAAGGCGAGAGCCGCGCGCAGACTCGAAGTTTTTCCCAATCACTCGCCTGGCATGCTCGAAGTCACGCTGAATTGCACGGAGTTCACCTGCCTCTGTCCGGTGACCGGCCAGCCCGACTTCGCACAAATCGAAATCATCTACACGCCCGACCAATATGTCGTCGAGTCGAAGTCACTGAAACTCTATCTTGAGACGTTTCGCGCAGTCGGCGTCTTTCACGAGCATCTCGCGGTGGACATCGGCAAGGACTTCATGAAGTTTGTCAAGCCGCTGCACGTCGAAGTCGTCGTCCACTTCAACACCCGCGGCGGCATCGCCATCAGCGCCAGCTTCACCGACCAACGCAAGGCGTAA
- the mnmE gene encoding tRNA uridine-5-carboxymethylaminomethyl(34) synthesis GTPase MnmE, with translation MTLSPDTIAALATPPGIGGIAVIRISGPKAWDVAIELSASPRASAGGLEGVAPNTIRHTHIYNEDHELIDEALISFFRAPHSYTGEDVVEISCHGGNISSKRLLKLILSKDIRFARPGEFTERAFLNSKLDLAQAEAVASLIHARSEAAARAALTQLSGKLSRRIHEMRSKILDLLALLELELDFSEEDVSFQSQESRATDLADLQAQIQLLISTFARGRLEREGLRVAIVGAPNAGKSTLLNRIVGDDRAIVSPHPGTTRDVVEAHLELSGHEVIFQDTAGLRDTNHEIENIGIARARTTIERADITLLLIDSATGDLPASEMLAEIAAKAPLVVYNKSDLSHTEWPTPFPTHRGIFHISALSGSGVEELLAAIALTFSDDASQGGELLITEARHHDALLRSHTALTRAAKLFHESALQAADLRDAANALGEITGESIGEAILDRIFSQFCIGK, from the coding sequence ATGACGTTGTCCCCCGACACCATCGCCGCCCTCGCGACGCCTCCCGGCATCGGCGGCATCGCCGTCATCCGTATCTCCGGCCCGAAGGCGTGGGATGTCGCGATCGAGCTTTCCGCTTCCCCCCGCGCTTCTGCGGGGGGGCTGGAAGGAGTCGCCCCGAACACCATCCGCCACACCCACATATATAATGAAGACCACGAGCTGATTGACGAAGCGTTGATCAGCTTTTTTCGGGCCCCGCATTCGTACACAGGCGAGGATGTTGTCGAGATCTCCTGTCACGGCGGCAACATATCCTCGAAGCGATTATTAAAATTGATATTGTCGAAGGATATTCGGTTTGCCCGGCCCGGTGAATTTACCGAGCGGGCCTTTCTCAACAGCAAGCTCGATCTGGCCCAAGCCGAGGCCGTCGCCAGCCTGATTCACGCCCGCTCCGAGGCCGCCGCTCGTGCAGCGCTTACTCAGCTATCTGGAAAGCTCTCCCGCCGCATCCACGAGATGCGCTCCAAGATTTTGGATTTATTGGCATTGCTTGAGCTCGAACTGGATTTCAGCGAAGAAGATGTGAGCTTCCAGTCCCAGGAATCACGCGCAACAGATCTCGCTGATCTGCAGGCCCAGATTCAGCTCCTGATTTCAACCTTCGCCCGGGGCCGTCTCGAGCGCGAAGGCCTGCGTGTCGCGATCGTGGGCGCACCCAATGCAGGCAAGTCCACGCTCCTAAATCGCATCGTCGGCGACGACCGCGCCATCGTCTCCCCGCACCCCGGCACGACCCGCGATGTGGTAGAGGCACATCTCGAACTTTCTGGCCACGAGGTCATCTTTCAGGACACCGCGGGACTCCGCGACACGAATCACGAGATTGAAAACATTGGTATTGCGCGCGCCCGAACCACAATCGAGCGGGCCGATATTACACTTCTCTTGATTGATAGCGCTACCGGCGACCTTCCTGCGAGCGAAATGTTAGCCGAAATTGCGGCGAAAGCCCCGTTAGTTGTGTATAATAAGAGTGATCTCAGTCATACCGAGTGGCCCACTCCGTTCCCGACCCACCGCGGCATCTTTCATATTTCCGCGTTGTCGGGCAGCGGCGTCGAAGAGCTGCTCGCTGCGATCGCTCTTACGTTCTCTGATGACGCGTCACAGGGCGGCGAGCTTCTGATCACTGAAGCGCGCCACCACGACGCTCTGCTGCGCAGCCACACGGCGCTCACGCGCGCAGCCAAACTGTTTCACGAATCCGCGCTGCAGGCCGCCGACCTGCGCGACGCCGCCAACGCCTTAGGCGAGATCACGGGCGAATCCATCGGCGAAGCGATCCTCGATCGCATCTTCTCGCAATTTTGTATTGGTAAGTAG
- a CDS encoding DUF1643 domain-containing protein, with protein sequence MPRIVMQSSAQFSTDRNYRYTLTRVWEDALPRVTWVLLNPSRANEHEDDPTIRQVIGLSRSWGFGSVLVANLYARVCTCPTKLREQYGERERIGPRNDLHLAKLEAPIVVAWGAHLYAQDRAREVLSQLPAQLHCIAHNRDGSPKHPLYARSDSRLIAFTP encoded by the coding sequence ATGCCCCGCATCGTGATGCAATCAAGCGCCCAATTCTCCACCGACCGCAACTATCGTTACACGCTCACGCGCGTCTGGGAGGACGCGTTGCCGCGCGTCACGTGGGTGTTGTTGAATCCGTCGCGGGCGAACGAACACGAAGACGATCCCACGATTCGCCAAGTTATTGGTCTGTCGCGCAGTTGGGGTTTTGGATCGGTGTTAGTGGCGAACCTTTACGCGCGCGTCTGTACGTGCCCCACGAAGTTGCGCGAGCAATATGGTGAACGCGAGCGCATCGGCCCACGCAACGATCTGCATCTGGCAAAGCTCGAAGCCCCGATCGTTGTCGCATGGGGCGCCCATCTCTACGCGCAAGATCGCGCGCGCGAAGTGTTGTCCCAACTTCCCGCGCAACTTCATTGCATCGCCCATAATCGCGACGGCTCGCCCAAACATCCGCTCTATGCTCGCAGCGATTCGCGGCTGATCGCGTTTACTCCATGA